The following nucleotide sequence is from Mesorhizobium sp. J8.
GCTTCCGCCGAATTGGCCAAGGCGTGCGCGGCACGCGGCGGTCCGGCGCTGGTCATCGGCTCGACCGGTTTTGACGTCGCTGAGCTGGAAGGCATAGCGGAAGCGGCGAAGGAGATCGCCATCGTTCGCTCAGGCAGCTATTCGCTGGGACTGAACATGCTGACTGGGCTGGTCGAGCAGGCCGCGAGGACGCTTGGAGCCGACGATTGCGACATCGAGATCTTCGAAGCGCATCACCGCTTCAAGGTCGACGCGCCATCGGGCACGGCGCTGATGTTGGGCGAGGCGGCGGCGCGAGGCCGCGGCGTCAGGCTGGACGATGTGGCGAAGCGCGCCCGCGACGGCCTCGTCGGTCCGCGCAATGCCGGCGAGATCGGCTTTGCCGTTGCGCGCGGCGGCGGCATCGTCGGCGAGCACAGCGTGAGCTTCCTAGTTCTTGGCGAGACGCTCACGCTCTCGCATGCCGTCGGCGACCGCTCGATGTTCGCGCGCGGCGCCATCGCGGCGGCGCTCTGGATCGCCGGCCGATCGCCGGGCGAGTATGACATGCACGATGTGCTGGGCTTCACCGCCTCGTGACCGGAAAACCGAGCCGGATTTTGTTCCGCAGCCGTTAAAACGGCTGAAAGCCAGCTGAAAGCTTGGCCATGCCATGACGGTTTTGTGGCGTTCGCCACATGAGCGGCTGGGAGTGGCCGCAAGGAGGAAATGCGGCGCGCCGCGCCGCCCAGTGGAGGAAGTTACGTGACCCGTTTCATCTCTAAACGCGTCCTGCGCTCGGTGGCGCTTACGCTTGCCATGGTTGGCGCTGGCGCATCGGCGGCCTCGGCTGCCGACAAGATCACCATAATCGTCGGCGGCATGGAAAAGCAGATCTATCTCCCGGCCGTGCTCACCCAGCAGCT
It contains:
- the dapB gene encoding 4-hydroxy-tetrahydrodipicolinate reductase, translating into MPYPLRIAIAGALGRMGRQMAETIAADPRLELVARFHRPGSTGEGLVERDEALALADVVVDFTTPAASAELAKACAARGGPALVIGSTGFDVAELEGIAEAAKEIAIVRSGSYSLGLNMLTGLVEQAARTLGADDCDIEIFEAHHRFKVDAPSGTALMLGEAAARGRGVRLDDVAKRARDGLVGPRNAGEIGFAVARGGGIVGEHSVSFLVLGETLTLSHAVGDRSMFARGAIAAALWIAGRSPGEYDMHDVLGFTAS